In one window of Procambarus clarkii isolate CNS0578487 chromosome 63, FALCON_Pclarkii_2.0, whole genome shotgun sequence DNA:
- the LOC123769476 gene encoding axoneme-associated protein mst101(2) isoform X1 yields the protein MASTFATEFLKSCTTKPRGMSNSNKLKKASRDGKIVKHKKKASRDGKIVKHKKKASRDGKIVKHKKASRDGKIVKHKKKASQDRKFVKKMDHQSKKSCAGVCVEDAQECTHGTIVKSKCHDGLKCCVSDEPRVKTEEKRKVCRANKKCTKKNGSCQPKKICSGSIVKGKLCTGGCVCCASVDSSCKTKKSCKAVNGACGPLSQSCSGQLHKGKQYCKGSGCGCCSPTGKIISPPSHPYPQLMLLFRLVWCLSSKFAETCFYLILSLDSTFKDNFNFINYKKSLGFELNSVTKIS from the exons ATGGCGTCAACGTTCGCAACAGAGTTCCTAAAAAGTTGCACGACAAAACCCAGAGGAATGTCCAACTCCAACAAGCTCAAGAAGGCCTCGCGAGACGGTAAGATCGTCAAGCACAAGAAGAAGGCCTCGCGAGACGGAAAGATCGTCAAGCACAAGAAGAAGGCCTCGCGAGACGGTAAGATCGTCAAGCACAAGAAGGCCTCGCGAGACGGAAAGATCGTCAAGCACAAAAAGAAGGCCTCGCAAGACAGAAAGTTCGTTAAGAAGATGGATCACCAATCTAAGAAG TCGTGCGCAGGCGTCTGTGTCGAGGACGCCCAGGAGTGCACTCATGGCACAATAGTTAAGAGCAAGTGCCATGATGGACTCAAGTGTTGTGTCTCTG aTGAGCCAAGGGTGAAGACAGAGGAAAAGAGAA AAGTGTGCCGGGCCAACAAAAAGTGTACCAAGAAGAACGGCTCCTGCCAGCCAAAGAAAATTTGTAGTGGAAGCATCGTGAAGGGGAAACTGTGCACCGGCGGCTGTGTGTGCTGTGCGTCCGTGG ATTCCTCGTGCAAGACCAAGAAGAGCTGCAAGGCAGTGAATGGAGCATGTGGGCCGTTGAGTCAATCTTGCAGTGGACAGTTGCATAAGGGCAAGCAGTACTGCAagggtagtggttgtggttgttgcagCCCTACTGGTAAGATTATCAGCCCACCTTCTCATCCTTACCCACAACTGATGCTTTTATTTAGGCTGGTATGGTGTTTGTCCTCTAAGTTCGCGGAAACttgtttttatttaattttaagtcTGGATTCTACATTTAAGGacaattttaattttattaattataaGAAATCTTTAGGATTTGAGTTGAATAGTGTTACTAAAATTAGTTAA
- the LOC123769476 gene encoding uncharacterized protein isoform X2, whose product MASTFATEFLKSCTTKPRGMSNSNKLKKASRDGKIVKHKKKASRDGKIVKHKKASRDGKIVKHKKKASQDRKFVKKMDHQSKKSCAGVCVEDAQECTHGTIVKSKCHDGLKCCVSDEPRVKTEEKRKVCRANKKCTKKNGSCQPKKICSGSIVKGKLCTGGCVCCASVDSSCKTKKSCKAVNGACGPLSQSCSGQLHKGKQYCKGSGCGCCSPTGKIISPPSHPYPQLMLLFRLVWCLSSKFAETCFYLILSLDSTFKDNFNFINYKKSLGFELNSVTKIS is encoded by the exons ATGGCGTCAACGTTCGCAACAGAGTTCCTAAAAAGTTGCACGACAAAACCCAGAGGAATGTCCAACTCCAACAAGCTCAAGAAGGCCTCGCGAGACGGTAAGATCGTCAAGCACAAGAAGAAG GCCTCGCGAGACGGTAAGATCGTCAAGCACAAGAAGGCCTCGCGAGACGGAAAGATCGTCAAGCACAAAAAGAAGGCCTCGCAAGACAGAAAGTTCGTTAAGAAGATGGATCACCAATCTAAGAAG TCGTGCGCAGGCGTCTGTGTCGAGGACGCCCAGGAGTGCACTCATGGCACAATAGTTAAGAGCAAGTGCCATGATGGACTCAAGTGTTGTGTCTCTG aTGAGCCAAGGGTGAAGACAGAGGAAAAGAGAA AAGTGTGCCGGGCCAACAAAAAGTGTACCAAGAAGAACGGCTCCTGCCAGCCAAAGAAAATTTGTAGTGGAAGCATCGTGAAGGGGAAACTGTGCACCGGCGGCTGTGTGTGCTGTGCGTCCGTGG ATTCCTCGTGCAAGACCAAGAAGAGCTGCAAGGCAGTGAATGGAGCATGTGGGCCGTTGAGTCAATCTTGCAGTGGACAGTTGCATAAGGGCAAGCAGTACTGCAagggtagtggttgtggttgttgcagCCCTACTGGTAAGATTATCAGCCCACCTTCTCATCCTTACCCACAACTGATGCTTTTATTTAGGCTGGTATGGTGTTTGTCCTCTAAGTTCGCGGAAACttgtttttatttaattttaagtcTGGATTCTACATTTAAGGacaattttaattttattaattataaGAAATCTTTAGGATTTGAGTTGAATAGTGTTACTAAAATTAGTTAA